The Streptomyces sp. NBC_01439 genome contains the following window.
GGACCTGGCACCGGCGCAACATCTTCACCGACCCGGACGTGGTCGCCGGGCAGGAGGAGTACTTGCGCACGCTGGCCGCGGCCCTCGCCGACCGGCCGAACTTCCTGGGCATGACGGTCGGCAACGAGATCAACCAGTTCTCCGGCGCCCCGCACCCCGACCCCGACCGGATCACCCCGGACCAGGCCGCCCGCTGGCTGGAGCGGATGCTCGCCGCCTGCGAGGAGGGCGCACCAGGGCGGCTGCACCTGCATGCCGAGTACGACGCGGCCTGGTACCGGGACGGACACCCGTTCACGGCGGCCCATGCGGCCCGGCTGGGCGGGGTCACCGCCGTGCACTCCTGGGTGTTCAACGGCACCGCGCAGCGCCACGGCCGGAGCGGGACGGCGACGGAGCACCATGCCGCGTACCTGATCGAGCTCTCCAAGGCCTGGGCCCTGGACCCGCACCGCCCGGTGTGGCTCCAAGAGGTCGGTGCCCCGGCGCCGTTGATCCCGCCCGCGCACGCGGCGCGCTTCACCGAGGCCACCGTCGCCAACGCCCTGGACTGCCCGGACCTGTGGGGCGTGACCTGGTGGTGCTCGCACGACGTGTCCCGGGAGCTGGCGGACTTCCCGGAGCTGGAGTACGGCCTCGGCCTGCTCACCAACGACCGCCGGACCAAGCCGGCCGGCGCCGCCGTCTCCCGGATCGCCGCGCGGTGGCGGGGCCGCGCGCACCGCCCGGCGCCGCGGTCCACCGCGCTCGCCGTGGACGTCGGTGCGGGGGCGCAGGCTCCGGGGCGCTCGGTGTGCGCCCCGGGCGGCGCGTTCTTCGAAGCCTGGGCCTCGCTGACGGCCCAGGGGGTGCGCCCCGCGGTGGTCCTCGCGGAGCGTGCCGCGGACCCCGCCCATCTGGCCGCGCGCGGCATCACCGAGGTGCTGCGCGTGCACGACGTGACCTGACCGGCCGATCTCCCGGTCCCCCGATCCCTTCGTGAGGAGCCCCGCATGCCCGAGACCGACGACGTCGTCGATCCGCGTACGCCGCCCGCCTCGGTACGGCCGACCCGGCGCAGGGTGCTGGTCACCGGGGCCGGGGCCGCCGTGCTGCTGGGTCTGGCGGGCCGCGCCCGGGCCGCCGCCGCGCCCGCGCCCTTACCGGTGAGAGCGCCCGCCGCGGCACCGGCACCGGCACCGGCACCGGTCGACCTGGCCCCGTACGCCTCGTACTGGTTCCCGGACTCCCTCCCGTCGGGGGCCCCCGGTCCCGGGATCGTGTGGCGCTCGCTGAGCCGGTGGACCCCCGAGAGCGATCCCGATCTGGCCCACAACACCTCGACCGTGCCACTGGCGCAGCGGTTCACCCCGGTCCCGGCGAACCGGGACGCCCGCGCCGGCCAGGCCCGCATCGCCTCCCTGGTCTCCTTCGGGCCCACGGCCGGGAACCCGTCCCAGGGCTCCCCGACCGCCGACCACTACGCGCTCACGCACTGGGCGTACATCGACGAGCTGGTCTTCTGGGGCGGTTCGGCCGGCGAGGGCATCGTGCTCGCGCCGAACGCGCCGGTGGTCGACGCCGCCCACCGCAACGGCGTCCGGGTGCTGGGCAACGTGTTCCTGCCGCCCGTCGCCTACGGCGGCGACCTGCGGTGGACCTGCGACCTGGTGCGGCGGGACTCCCTGGGCCGCTTCCCGATCGCCGACAAGCTGGTCGAGGTGGCGCGGACCTACGGCTTCGACGGCTGGTTCGTGAACGCCGAGACCGACGGCGGGGACAGCGCGCTCGCCACCCGGATGCGGGAGTTCCTGCGCGCCCTGCGGGCGGCCGGCGAGCCGCACGGACTGCGCACCACCTGGTACGACGCCATGAACAACACCGGCCGGGTGGGCTGGCAGGGCGCCCTCAACGCGCTCAACCAGGAGTTCTTCGAGGACCGGGCCGGGACGGTCTCGGACACGATGTTCGTGGACTTCCGTTGGACCCCGGACACCCTGGCCGCCTCGGGCACGCTCGCCGACCGCCTCGGCCGCTCCCGCCACGACCTGTGGGCCGCGGTCGACACCGAATCCCGCGGCTGGGACGCGGTCGTCGACTGGGACGCGATCGTCCCGCGCGGGCGGGACCACGTCGTCAGCTACGGCTTCTACCGGCCCGAGTGGACCCGCAACCACCTCACCGACCGCTCCCCCGGCGCCTTCCACCGTGCCGACGACCGGTTCTGGACGGGCGAGTCCCTGGACCCGGCCCGGCCGGCGCCCGGGGCCCGCTGGCGGGCGCCGGCGACGGCCGTCGCCGACCGGTCCACCGTCACCGGGCTCCCCTTCGCCTGCTCCTTCAACACCGGGCACGGGCTGCGCTGGTACGACAGCGGCAGGGTCGTTTCGGACACGCCCTGGAACCACCTCGGGCTCCAGGACCGGCTCCCCGGCCGCCGCTGGGCGGTCGACACCGCCGGGGCGCGCCCCTCGGTCACCCTGGACTTCGCGAGCGCCTGGCGCGGCGGCTCCAGCCTGCTGGTCGAGGGCGAGCTGACCGCCCCGGTGACCATCGGGCTGCACTCCACACGGCTGCCGCTGACCCGCGGGTCGGTCCTGGAGCTGGTGCACGCCACCGGACCGGAGCCGGTCGCCGCGGAGATCACGGCGAAAGCCGCGGCGGGGATCGCGGTGGAGGTCGGCGTGGCCGTCCGCGAGCCGTCCGGCCCCGGCGAGCCCGTCCCGTACACGTGGCTGCCGGCCGCGACCCGGGACGGTGGGCGGGGCTGGCGCACGACGCGGGCCGCTCTGACGGCACTGGCCGGCAGGACCGCGTACGGCCTCGCGGTACGGATCACCGCGCTCGGGAAGGGACCGGTGGTGTGGCGGATCGGCGCCGTGTCGGTGCGCGACGAGACCCGCACCCGGCGCCCGGTGCCTCCCACCGCACTGGTCGTGGACGCCTCGTCCCGGCAGGACGGCCGGGCCCGGGTGCGTCTGTCCTGGCGGGCGGCGGCCGGCCCCGACGGGCGGCCGCGCCACTACGAGGTGTGGCGGGTCCTGCCCGACGGCACGCGGCGCTTCCTCGGGGGCACCTGCGGCACCGCCCTGTACCTGCCCGCCGTCCCGCGCGCCGGACGGGAACGGGCGGCGGCCTTCGAGGTCCGGGCCGTCGACGAGCTGTACGCGGTGTCGGAGGCGGCCCGCACCGCCCTCGTCTGGTAGCCGGACAGGGGGTCTGTGGCTCAGCCGCCCTGGGGGTCGGTGCGCGGGACGGCCACCGTCACCCGCAGCCCGTGCGGCGGGTTCTTCTCGTAGGAGAGGGACCCGCCGCCCGCGGCGAGCAGGGCACGGGAGATCGACAGGCCGAGCCCGGAACCCTTGACGTTCTGGTGGCGGCCGCTGCGCCAGAACCGGTCGCCGACGCGGAGCAGCTCGTCCTCGGTGAGGCCGGGGCCGCGGTCTGCGACGGCCACGCGGACGGTGCGCCCCTCGGTGGAGACCGAAACCTCGACCTCCTCGCCCGCGGGGGTGAATTTGAGGGCGTTGTCGATGACCGCGTCGAGCGCACTGGACAGGGCGATGGGGTCGGCCCAGCCGGTGATGGCGCTGCGGCCCGTCTCGGTGAGCCGTACGCCCTTCTCCTCGGCGTAGGGGCGCCACGCGGCGACCCGCTCGGCCGTCAGGGCCCCGATGTCGGTGAGGCTGATCTCGGCGGAGGCGTGCTCGGCCAGCGCCAGGTCCAGCAGGTCGTCTAGGACCTGGGTCAGGCGCTTGCCCTCGGTGCGCACGGAGGCGATCTCCTCGTTCCCCTCTGGCAGTTCGAGGGCGAGCAGCTCGATCCGCAGGAGCAGCGCCGCGAGCGGATTGCGCAGCTGGTGGGAGGCGTCGGCGACGAACGCGCGCTGCTGTTCCAGGACCTCTTCGACGTTGTCGGCCATCTCGTTGAACGAGTGGGCCAGGCGTTGGAGTTCCGGGGGCCCGCCGGCGGCCGCGACCCGCGAGTTCATCCGTCCGGTGGCGATGCCGTGGGCGGCCGCGTCCAAGGTCTGGACGGGCTTGAGGACCCAGCTGGTGAGCTTGAGGGCGGCGCCGAAGGCGACCAGCATGGCGGCGGCGAGTCCGCCCACGATCAGCAGCCAGCCCTTCAGGATCCGGGCGCGCATCTGGTCGGTCGGGGATTCGGTGGCGACGACCGCGACCACGTCCCCGTCGAGGACGACCGGGGAGATGACGAGCAGTTTGCCGTCGGTCTGCCAGGGCCACACCTGCGGCGGATCGTGGCTGCGCCGGCCGGCCAGCGCCTGCTCCAGGGCCCGGCGCCCCTCGCGGGAATCCGGGAGCTGCCACCAGCCCGGGGACCGAGCCAGGGCGTTGTCGTCCCGGTAGAAGATGCCGGCGCGGATCCCGTACAGCGTTTGGTAGCGGGCGAGTTCCTGCCCGAGGGTCTCGCGGCGCTCGGCGGCGCCCATGGATCCGGAACCCTCGGCGTCGATGAAGAACTGTGCGAGGGCGGCGAAGCGGGCGCTGTCGTCGATCCGGTCGACCACCACCCGCTGCTGCTGCCCGGCGGCCAGGCTCACGGCGAGCGGGAAGCCGAGGGCGAGCAGCGTGCCCGCCATCAGGATGACGAGCAGCGGGAGCAGACGGGCACGCACGACAGAAGGTTCCTAGGGAGCGGCCGGGGCGACGAGCCGGTAGCCCACCCCTCGGACGGTCTCGATGAGGGCGGGCATGCGCAGTTTGGAGCGGAGCGAGGCGACGTGCACCTCCAGGGTGCGCCCGGTCCCCTCCCAGCTGGTGCGCCACACCTCGCTGATGATCTGCTCGCGGCGGAAGACGACGCCGGGCCGCTGCGCGAGCAGGGCCAGCAGGTCGAACTCCTTGCGGGTGAGGGGCACGTCGGCGCCGTCCACGCTCACCCGGCGGTTGGGCAGCTCGATGCTGACGGGGCCGAGGCGGACCGTGGCGGCCGTACCGGTGCCGGCGACCTCTTCGGAGGCGCCGGTGCGCCGGGCGACGGCGTGGATGCGGGCGAGGAGCTCGCCGGTGTCGTAGGGCTTGACCACGTAGTCGTCGGCGCCCATGTTCAGGCCGTGGATGCGGGAGCGTACGTCGGCCCGCGCGGTCACCATGATCACGGGGGTGGCGGTGCGCTTGCGGATCTTGCCGCACACCTCGTAGCCGTCCTGATCGGGCAGACCGAGGTCGAGCAGGATCACGCCGTAGGGCTGGGGGCAGGTCGGCGCGCCGGCGGGCAGGAGCGCCTGGAGGGCCTCTTCGCCGTTGCGGGCGTGGGTGACCTGGAAGCCGTGGCGGGCGAGGATCGCGGACAGGGCTGCCGCGACGTGATCGTCGTCCTCGACGAGCAGCAGTCTCATGTCGTCCCCCTCTCCTCTTGTCTCACTCGGGCTTCACTGCGCATGGTCACACGCAGGGCCGCACGTAGGGCCACCATGCATCCACGCCGATACGGAGTCCCACGTCAAGAGGGTCCCGCCCCGGCGCGCCTTCCGTTATGCACCCGGTACGCGGACATGATCGACCACACCGGTGTCGCGCACGGAGCGTATCGGGAAGAGGCCGGATCGTTATCCTCAATTCTCCCTCAGATGTGATGACGTTGTGCGCGTCACGTCACTACTGTCCTGCCAACCGAGGAGGACGGAGCAAGAAGCCGATGAGCGGAGTATCAGTGACCAAGGACGTGCAGGACGCGGCCGGTGCCGCAGACGACCTGGTCGTACTGAGCAACGTCAACAAGCACTTCGGCGCGCTGCACGTGCTTCAGGACATCGATCTGAGCATTGCCCGCGGTGAGGTAGTCGTGGTGATCGGTCCCTCGGGATCGGGCAAGTCCACGCTGTGCCGGACCATCAACCGGCTGGAGACCATCGACTCGGGCACCATCACGCTCGACGGGAAGGACCTGCCCTCCGAGGGCAAGGAACTGGCCCGGCTGCGCGCCGACGTCGGCATGGTGTTCCAGTCGTTCAACCTCTTCGCGCACAAGACGGTGCTGCAGAACGTCATGCTGGGCCAGCTGAAGGTCCGCAAGACCGACAAGGCCACGGCCCACGCGAAGGCGCTGTCCCTGCTGGAGCGGGTGGGCGTCGGCTCCCAGGCCGACAAGTACCCGGCACAGCTCTCCGGTGGCCAGCAGCAGCGCGTGGCGATCGCCCGGGCGCTCGCCATGGAGCCGAAGGTGATGCTCTTCGACGAGCCGACCTCGGCCCTGGACCCGGAAATGATCAACGAGGTGCTGGAGGTCATGCAGCAGCTCGCCCGCGAGGGCATGACGATGGTGGTCGTCACGCAC
Protein-coding sequences here:
- a CDS encoding response regulator transcription factor; the encoded protein is MRLLLVEDDDHVAAALSAILARHGFQVTHARNGEEALQALLPAGAPTCPQPYGVILLDLGLPDQDGYEVCGKIRKRTATPVIMVTARADVRSRIHGLNMGADDYVVKPYDTGELLARIHAVARRTGASEEVAGTGTAATVRLGPVSIELPNRRVSVDGADVPLTRKEFDLLALLAQRPGVVFRREQIISEVWRTSWEGTGRTLEVHVASLRSKLRMPALIETVRGVGYRLVAPAAP
- a CDS encoding sensor histidine kinase, translated to MRARLLPLLVILMAGTLLALGFPLAVSLAAGQQQRVVVDRIDDSARFAALAQFFIDAEGSGSMGAAERRETLGQELARYQTLYGIRAGIFYRDDNALARSPGWWQLPDSREGRRALEQALAGRRSHDPPQVWPWQTDGKLLVISPVVLDGDVVAVVATESPTDQMRARILKGWLLIVGGLAAAMLVAFGAALKLTSWVLKPVQTLDAAAHGIATGRMNSRVAAAGGPPELQRLAHSFNEMADNVEEVLEQQRAFVADASHQLRNPLAALLLRIELLALELPEGNEEIASVRTEGKRLTQVLDDLLDLALAEHASAEISLTDIGALTAERVAAWRPYAEEKGVRLTETGRSAITGWADPIALSSALDAVIDNALKFTPAGEEVEVSVSTEGRTVRVAVADRGPGLTEDELLRVGDRFWRSGRHQNVKGSGLGLSISRALLAAGGGSLSYEKNPPHGLRVTVAVPRTDPQGG
- a CDS encoding glycoside hydrolase 5 family protein is translated as MKSSRTPGRPVHDDVLRFGANYTPARGWFHHWLDFDLDEVRADLDSIAALGLDHVRVFPLWPVFQPNRTLIRPRAVEQLVALADAAAERGLDVNVDGLQGHLSSFDFLPAWTRTWHRRNIFTDPDVVAGQEEYLRTLAAALADRPNFLGMTVGNEINQFSGAPHPDPDRITPDQAARWLERMLAACEEGAPGRLHLHAEYDAAWYRDGHPFTAAHAARLGGVTAVHSWVFNGTAQRHGRSGTATEHHAAYLIELSKAWALDPHRPVWLQEVGAPAPLIPPAHAARFTEATVANALDCPDLWGVTWWCSHDVSRELADFPELEYGLGLLTNDRRTKPAGAAVSRIAARWRGRAHRPAPRSTALAVDVGAGAQAPGRSVCAPGGAFFEAWASLTAQGVRPAVVLAERAADPAHLAARGITEVLRVHDVT
- a CDS encoding endo-beta-N-acetylglucosaminidase codes for the protein MPETDDVVDPRTPPASVRPTRRRVLVTGAGAAVLLGLAGRARAAAAPAPLPVRAPAAAPAPAPAPVDLAPYASYWFPDSLPSGAPGPGIVWRSLSRWTPESDPDLAHNTSTVPLAQRFTPVPANRDARAGQARIASLVSFGPTAGNPSQGSPTADHYALTHWAYIDELVFWGGSAGEGIVLAPNAPVVDAAHRNGVRVLGNVFLPPVAYGGDLRWTCDLVRRDSLGRFPIADKLVEVARTYGFDGWFVNAETDGGDSALATRMREFLRALRAAGEPHGLRTTWYDAMNNTGRVGWQGALNALNQEFFEDRAGTVSDTMFVDFRWTPDTLAASGTLADRLGRSRHDLWAAVDTESRGWDAVVDWDAIVPRGRDHVVSYGFYRPEWTRNHLTDRSPGAFHRADDRFWTGESLDPARPAPGARWRAPATAVADRSTVTGLPFACSFNTGHGLRWYDSGRVVSDTPWNHLGLQDRLPGRRWAVDTAGARPSVTLDFASAWRGGSSLLVEGELTAPVTIGLHSTRLPLTRGSVLELVHATGPEPVAAEITAKAAAGIAVEVGVAVREPSGPGEPVPYTWLPAATRDGGRGWRTTRAALTALAGRTAYGLAVRITALGKGPVVWRIGAVSVRDETRTRRPVPPTALVVDASSRQDGRARVRLSWRAAAGPDGRPRHYEVWRVLPDGTRRFLGGTCGTALYLPAVPRAGRERAAAFEVRAVDELYAVSEAARTALVW
- a CDS encoding amino acid ABC transporter ATP-binding protein; this encodes MSGVSVTKDVQDAAGAADDLVVLSNVNKHFGALHVLQDIDLSIARGEVVVVIGPSGSGKSTLCRTINRLETIDSGTITLDGKDLPSEGKELARLRADVGMVFQSFNLFAHKTVLQNVMLGQLKVRKTDKATAHAKALSLLERVGVGSQADKYPAQLSGGQQQRVAIARALAMEPKVMLFDEPTSALDPEMINEVLEVMQQLAREGMTMVVVTHEMGFARSAANRVVFMADGKIVEEATPEQFFSNPRSDRAKDFLSKILHH